DNA from Petropleomorpha daqingensis:
CGGCCTCGGCGAGCTGGGCGCGACCGGCCGGTGGAGCCCCGACGTCTCGCTGCCGGTGCACTGCAACGACGCCGCGAGCGGCTGGGTCGTCGGCCGCAGCACCGCCCTCTACGGCCTCGTGCTCAACGCCGTGATCGACAGGGTGCTCGGCGGGCGGCCGATCCCGGGCTGGATCCCGCCGGACCTGTCCTCGGCGCCGCGTCCGGGCAGCGAGCCGCCGACGCTGCTGGTCGACCACCTGCTCGGCCCGTGAGCGTCGACGTCCTGGCCGTGGGGGCGCACCCCGACGACGTCGAGGTCGGCTGCGGCGGGGTGCTCGCGCTGTGCGCGCAGGCCGGGATGCGGGTGGCGATCGCCGACCTGACCGCCGGGGAACTCGGGACCCGTGGCACGCGTGAGCTGCGGGCGGACGAGGCCCGGCGGGCAGGGGACATCCTCGGCGTGCAGAGCCGGACGACCCTCGACCTGCCCGACGGCGGCCTGGGCCCCGAGCACCGGGCCGCCGTCGTCGGCCTGCTGCGCGACCTCCGGCCGCGGCTGGTGCTGGCGCCCTACCACCTCGACGACCGGCACCCCGACCACGCCGCCGCCGGCCGGCTGGTGCGCGACGCGGCCTTCCTGGCCGGGGTGGCCAAGTGGGGGGACGGCGACCCGCACCGCACGGCGCGGGTGCACCACTACATGCTGCACACCGTCTTCGAGCCGACCTTCGTCGTCGACGTGACGCCGGTGTGGGAGCAGCGCACCGCCGCGATCGCCGCGTTCGAGAGCCAGTTCTCCGCCGCGCCGGGCGACCGGCGGACGGCGATCGACGGCGGCGGCTTCCTCGAGCTGCTCGCCGCCCGCGCCCGGGTGTTCGGCGCGATGATCGGCGCGGCGTGGGGCGAGCCGTTCTCCTGCACCGGTCCGCTGGGTCTCGACCGGCTGCCCGACCTGCCCTCGGGCGAGGGCCCGGTCTACCGCTCGTTCATCTGAACGTTCCGCTGCCGGTGACCAGCCCCTACATTCCCCCCGTGGTCGCGCCAGCCCTCCTGGTCGTCGCTCCCGGCTCACCGGCCGAGCGCGTGGTCCCCATCCCCGATCGCATCTTCGTCGGGCGGCAGTGCGCCGGCATCGAACCGGAGCGGCGGGTGCTCATCGAGGACTACTCGGTGTCGCGCACGCACCTGGAGATCCGGCTGGACGTCGAACGCAACCAGGCCTACGTCATCGACACCAGCACCAACGGCTCGTACCTGAACGGATCCCGGCTGGGCCGGGCGCTGGCCGAGATCATCCGGCCCGGCGACCGGATCACGGTGGGGGAGACCGAGCTGGAGTTCCGCTCCGACCGGTTCGCCGGCGACGCCCAGGACGACATGGGTGCGACCCGGTCGGCGATCACGCAGTCGACCATGATGTTCGTCGTCGGCGACATCACCAACTACTCGACGATCTCGCAGGTCACCGACGGCGGGGTGGTCGCCACGGCCCTGCAGTCGCTGTACGCGGAGCTGACCACGGTGCTCACCGGGCACCGCGGCACGCTCAGCAGCTACGCCGGCGACGCGCTCTACGCCGTCTGGGAGCTCAAGCACATCCCCGACGCCAACGCGCTGGCCGTCGACTTCGCCCTCGCCGTCCACCAGCGTGTGCTCGAGGTGGCGCCGCAGCTGCCGCTGCGCGGCCCGGACGGCGCGCCGGTGCAGATGGGCTGGGGCGTCGTCCGCGGGCCGGGCACCGTGATCGGCCTGCCGCACTCGGCGGTGAGCGTGCTCGGCGACGCCACCAACCTGGCTTTCCGGCTCTCCGGGATCTCCGGCCGGCAGGGCCACGCCCCGGTGCTCGTCACCGAGGTGGCGCGGGAGGCCGTCGTCGACCGGTTCGTCTGGGGTGAGCCGGTGCGGGTGCCGACCAAGGGCCGCACCGGCGAGGAGACGGTCTACCCCCTGCTCGGCCGCGCCTGACCCACCGAAACGGTGGTTTCGCGTGCTTAACCGCGCGCGGTTAAGCACGCGAAACCACAGAGGGATCGAGGACCCTGCCCTGCAGCTGCGCCGGCAGCTCCGACCGCGTCGGGATGCACAGCTTCTGGAAGACGTGCGTCAGGTGCGTCTCCACCGTGCGCCGGGTGACGTACAGCTCTTGCGCGATCTCCGGGTTGCTCAGCCCGCGAGCGGCCAGGACGGCGACCCGGTGCTCGGCCGGGGTGAGCGACTCGACCCCGCTGACCGCGGTCCGCCGTGGCCGCGCGCCGCAGGCGTGCAGCTCGTCGCGGCTGAGCCGGGCCAGCCGCTGCAGACCGCCGCGGTCGGCCAGGTCCAGCGCCCGGCGCAGCACGTCGCTCGCCTGCTCGCGGCACCCGGTCCGCGCCAGCGCGGTGCCGAGGTCGACCAGCGCGCGCACGTGCTCCAGCTGCGCGGGGGAGTCGGCCAGGACGGCGACCGCCTGCTGGAGCAGCCCGACGGCCTCGTCGCGGTCCGCCGCCCGGGCCAGCGCCCGCAACCCGGCACCGCGCGGCTCGGGCAGCCCCACCCGCGCGGCCAGCTCCAGGTGCTCGACCGCCAGCCGCCGCGCCC
Protein-coding regions in this window:
- the bshB1 gene encoding bacillithiol biosynthesis deacetylase BshB1 — encoded protein: MSVDVLAVGAHPDDVEVGCGGVLALCAQAGMRVAIADLTAGELGTRGTRELRADEARRAGDILGVQSRTTLDLPDGGLGPEHRAAVVGLLRDLRPRLVLAPYHLDDRHPDHAAAGRLVRDAAFLAGVAKWGDGDPHRTARVHHYMLHTVFEPTFVVDVTPVWEQRTAAIAAFESQFSAAPGDRRTAIDGGGFLELLAARARVFGAMIGAAWGEPFSCTGPLGLDRLPDLPSGEGPVYRSFI
- a CDS encoding FHA domain-containing protein codes for the protein MVAPALLVVAPGSPAERVVPIPDRIFVGRQCAGIEPERRVLIEDYSVSRTHLEIRLDVERNQAYVIDTSTNGSYLNGSRLGRALAEIIRPGDRITVGETELEFRSDRFAGDAQDDMGATRSAITQSTMMFVVGDITNYSTISQVTDGGVVATALQSLYAELTTVLTGHRGTLSSYAGDALYAVWELKHIPDANALAVDFALAVHQRVLEVAPQLPLRGPDGAPVQMGWGVVRGPGTVIGLPHSAVSVLGDATNLAFRLSGISGRQGHAPVLVTEVAREAVVDRFVWGEPVRVPTKGRTGEETVYPLLGRA